One Apis cerana isolate GH-2021 linkage group LG15, AcerK_1.0, whole genome shotgun sequence DNA window includes the following coding sequences:
- the LOC108002771 gene encoding serine/arginine-rich splicing factor 1B translates to MSHGGRNECRIYVGNLPPDIRTKDIQDLFYKFGKVIFVDLKNRRGPPFAFVEFDDPRDAEDAVHARDGYDYDGYRLRVEFPRGGGPSNNFRGGRGAGDSGRGGRGEMSNSRGRGPPARRSQYRVLVTGLPPSGSWQDLKDHMREAGDVCFADVFKDGTGVVEFLRYEDMKYAVKKLDDSRFRSHEGEVAYIRVKEDHNSGDRGRSEDRERGRSHSRSYSPRRRGSPTYSPLRRNYSRSRSRSRSRSYD, encoded by the exons ATGTCTCACGGTGGTAGAAATGAATGTAGAATTTATGTAGGCAATTTACCTCCCGATATTAGAACGAAAGACATTCAAgatcttttttataagttcggtaaagttatttttgttgatttaaaaaatcgtaGAGGACCACCTTTTGCTTTCGTCGAATTTGATGATCCAAG agatGCTGAGGATGCAGTACATGCAAGAGATGGATATGATTATGATGGTTATAGACTACGTGTAGAATTTCCAAGAGGTGGAGGTCctagtaataattttcgtgGTGGTCGTGGAGCAGGAGATAGTGGAAGAGGTGGTCGAGGTGAAATGAGTAATTCTCGAGGACGTGGACCACCTGCAAGAAGATCTCAATATAGAGTTCTTGTTACGGGTCTGCCTCCTTCTGGTAGTTGGCAAGATTTAAAGGATCATATGCGTGAAGCTGGTGATGTTTGCTTTGCTGATGTTTTTAAAGATGGTACTGGAGTTGTAGAATTCTTACGATATGAAGATATGAAGTATGCTGTAAAGAAATTAGATGATTCAAGATTTAGGTCTCATgag ggtGAAGTTGCATATATTCGAGTGAAAGAAGATCATAACAGTGGCGATAGGGGACGCAGTGAAGATAGGGAAAGAGGTCGAAGTCATTCACGAAGCTATAGTCCACGGCGTCGTGGTTCACCTACCTATTCACCATTGCGACGTAATTACTCGCGATCAAGATCTCGTTCCAGATCTCGTTCATACGACTAG
- the LOC107993351 gene encoding dehydrogenase/reductase SDR family member 11-like: MEQNWVDKVALVTGANSGIGKCLIECLVGKGMKVIGIAPQLDKMKTLVEELKSKPGKLVPLQCDLSNQNDILKVIEWVEKNLGAIDILINNATINIDITLQNDEVLDWKKIFDMNLLGLTCMIQEVLKLMKKKGINNGIIININDASGLNLLPMNRNRPAYLASKCALTTLTDCLRSELARCESNIKVISISPDLVETDMTAQWLKENSRLALKPKNVSDCVLFALQTPDNVLIKELVVTPNRETI, translated from the exons ATGGAACAAAATTGGGTTGATAAAGTTGCTTTAGTTACTGGAGCTAACTCGGGCATTGGCAAATGTCTAATAGAATGTTTAGTTGGCAAAGGAATGAAAGTTATTGGAATTGCTCCACAACTCGATAAAATGaag ACTCTTGTTGaggaattaaaatcgaaacccGGAAAATTAGTTCCTCTTCAATGTGATCTTTCCAATCAGAACGATATCTTGAAAGTCATAGAATGGGTCGAGAAAAACCTAGGAGCTAtagatattcttattaataatgcaactattaatatcgatatcaCACTGCAAAATGATGAAGTGTTagattggaagaaaatttttgatatgaaTCTTCTTGGACTGACTTGCATGATCCAAGAAGTTctgaaattaatgaagaaaaaag gaaTTAATAatggtattattataaatatcaatgatgCTTCTGGACTGAACCTACTACCAATGAATCGTAATCGTCCAGCTTATTTAGCCAGTAAATGTGCATTAACTACTTTGACAGACTGTCTTAGATCTGAATTAGCACGATGTGAATCGAATATCAAAGTCATT tccATTAGTCCTGATTTAGTGGAAACCGATATGACTGCACAAtggttaaaagaaaattctcgtCTGGCTTTGAAACCCAAAAATGTTTCCGATTGTGTTCTCTTCGCTTTACAAACTCCTGACAATGTCTTGATCAAAGAACTGGTGGTCACACCGAATCGTGAAacgatataa
- the LOC107993352 gene encoding farnesol dehydrogenase isoform X2, with product MDRWAGKVAVVTGASAGIGAAIVKQLLTHGMVVAGLARRVEKIKELEQGLEECTGKLYAVECDVSKEESVIAAFAWVQENLGPANVLINNAGITKESSLIDGNLEDWHSVFDVNVFGLCLCTKEAIRMMRETGGEGVIININSLAGERVPFIPGFSVYPASKRAIAALAQTLRHELTGTQIRVTGISPGLVATELMVSYSTYSEEALASFPTLDPEDVATAAIYILSCAPHVVVQDIILRPLGESW from the exons ATGGACAGATGGGCAGGGAAGGTGGCCGTGGTAACGGGTGCAAGTGCCGGAATTGGGGCCGCGATCGTCAAGCAATTGCTCACTCATG GGATGGTGGTAGCAGGTCTTGCCAGAAGAgtagaaaagataaaagaattggAGCAAGGGTTGGAAGAATGTACGGGAAAGCTGTACGCCGTAGAATGCGATGTATCAAAAGAGGAAAGCGTGATCGCAGCTTTCGCGTGGGTTCAAGAAAATCTTGGCCCTGCAAATGTATTGATCAACAATGCTGGAATAACAAAAGAATCTTCTCTTATAG ATGGCAATTTAGAAGATTGGCACTCTGTCTTCGACGTGAACGTTTTCGGATTGTGCCTCTGCACTAAGGAAGCAATTCGCATGATGCGAGAAACAGGAGGCGAAGGTgtcataataaacataaacagCCTTGCAGGTGAAAGAGTGCCTTTCATACCTGGATTCTCCGTTTATCCAGCTTCAAAAAGAGCTATCGCTGCTCTGGCGCAAACATTGCGACACGAGTTGACGGGAACCCAAATCAGGGTTACg GGTATTAGTCCAGGTCTAGTAGCTACAGAGCTAATGGTATCTTACAGTACGTATTCCGAGGAAGCGTTAGCATCATTTCCTACATTGGATCCAGAAGACGTCGCAACAgctgcaatatatattttatcatgtgCCCCGCATGTTGTC gtCCAAGATATTATTCTGAGACCTTTGGGCGAGTCTtggtaa
- the LOC107993352 gene encoding farnesol dehydrogenase isoform X1 — MDRWAGKVAVVTGASAGIGAAIVKQLLTHGMVVAGLARRVEKIKELEQGLEECTGKLYAVECDVSKEESVIAAFAWVQENLGPANVLINNAGITKESSLIDGNLEDWHSVFDVNVFGLCLCTKEAIRMMRETGGEGVIININSLAGERVPFIPGFSVYPASKRAIAALAQTLRHELTGTQIRVTGISPGLVATELMVSYSTYSEEALASFPTLDPEDVATAAIYILSCAPHVVVSIIIHSLIIDENSK; from the exons ATGGACAGATGGGCAGGGAAGGTGGCCGTGGTAACGGGTGCAAGTGCCGGAATTGGGGCCGCGATCGTCAAGCAATTGCTCACTCATG GGATGGTGGTAGCAGGTCTTGCCAGAAGAgtagaaaagataaaagaattggAGCAAGGGTTGGAAGAATGTACGGGAAAGCTGTACGCCGTAGAATGCGATGTATCAAAAGAGGAAAGCGTGATCGCAGCTTTCGCGTGGGTTCAAGAAAATCTTGGCCCTGCAAATGTATTGATCAACAATGCTGGAATAACAAAAGAATCTTCTCTTATAG ATGGCAATTTAGAAGATTGGCACTCTGTCTTCGACGTGAACGTTTTCGGATTGTGCCTCTGCACTAAGGAAGCAATTCGCATGATGCGAGAAACAGGAGGCGAAGGTgtcataataaacataaacagCCTTGCAGGTGAAAGAGTGCCTTTCATACCTGGATTCTCCGTTTATCCAGCTTCAAAAAGAGCTATCGCTGCTCTGGCGCAAACATTGCGACACGAGTTGACGGGAACCCAAATCAGGGTTACg GGTATTAGTCCAGGTCTAGTAGCTACAGAGCTAATGGTATCTTACAGTACGTATTCCGAGGAAGCGTTAGCATCATTTCCTACATTGGATCCAGAAGACGTCGCAACAgctgcaatatatattttatcatgtgCCCCGCATGTTGTCGTAAGTATAATTATCCACTCTTTGATAATTgacgaaaattcaaaatga